A part of Leptotrichia trevisanii DSM 22070 genomic DNA contains:
- a CDS encoding cysteine ABC transporter substrate-binding protein, producing MKKNFERFVKIIAILVLGVFAISCGKGEKGSAKPGSIEAIKKAGKIRIGVFGDKPPFGFVDENGKNQGYDIYLAKRLAKDLLGDENKIEFVTMEAANRVEYLLSNKVDITLANFTVTDERKEKVDFAKPYMKVSLGIVSPEGAPIKDVKELKGKKLIVNKGTTAEIYFTKNHPDIELLKYDQNTETFNALLDKRGAALAHDNTLVFAWATENPGFVVDIKELGEQDYIAPAVRKGNKELLDWLNAEIDALTKEGFFEKAYKATLEPVYGNKVDPKTVIIEKK from the coding sequence ATGAAAAAGAATTTTGAAAGGTTTGTAAAAATTATTGCAATTTTAGTTCTAGGAGTGTTTGCAATTAGCTGCGGAAAAGGTGAAAAGGGAAGTGCTAAGCCAGGTTCAATTGAGGCAATAAAAAAAGCTGGAAAAATAAGAATAGGAGTATTTGGAGATAAGCCACCATTTGGATTTGTCGATGAAAATGGGAAAAATCAAGGGTATGATATTTATTTGGCAAAAAGGCTGGCTAAAGATTTGTTAGGTGATGAAAATAAAATAGAGTTTGTTACAATGGAAGCTGCAAATAGAGTGGAATATTTGCTATCAAACAAAGTTGACATCACTTTGGCAAACTTTACAGTGACAGATGAAAGAAAAGAGAAAGTTGATTTTGCAAAACCTTATATGAAGGTATCATTAGGGATTGTATCACCAGAAGGTGCTCCAATAAAGGATGTAAAAGAACTAAAAGGTAAAAAATTAATCGTTAACAAAGGAACAACAGCAGAAATTTACTTTACTAAAAATCATCCAGATATAGAATTGTTGAAATACGATCAAAACACAGAAACATTTAACGCATTGCTGGATAAAAGAGGAGCTGCACTTGCACATGACAATACTTTAGTATTCGCTTGGGCAACAGAAAATCCTGGATTTGTTGTGGATATTAAAGAATTGGGAGAACAAGACTACATTGCTCCAGCTGTAAGAAAAGGGAACAAGGAACTATTAGACTGGCTAAATGCTGAAATAGATGCTCTTACTAAGGAAGGATTCTTTGAAAAAGCGTATAAAGCCACTCTTGAGCCTGTTTATGGAAATAAAGTTGATCCTAAGACAGTGATTATTGAAAAGAAATAA
- a CDS encoding dynamin family protein, whose amino-acid sequence MLYLEQYIRNNNEELINIHWNETINEYVKKLNASKVLFKNLSEKEYFKSTDTLKGNTFFKEINTEISRYISDSKNPSYQIAIVGAVKAGKSTLINALIGYDLASTNVTPETATLTKIKTTDKNSITVKFYSREEWKKIWNDAQKSTNATIFKEEFDNLRAKEIESEMLGKSDIFKEFDNLDSMKDEIKKWTSSHAREHYFVKEIEIGVEKLNLPPQVCLVDTPGLNDPVQYRSNITSEYIHSANAVIICVNAKTLRNEEIATILDVLTKAQDKKDKVYILGTQIDIMNSQADWEQQQEEWLKHLKEKQFYGSLDMAKKQLIGVSSYFYSNAIKLSSDTDIDSLEDSIDDLVKKEKMTKQDRRELLRKDNITPEDIEQIKNMLIDYSNIEIVNDNIQNKLILGFNESLKNDFLNRYNYLKNKIETFKKEHIEKIQGNINSFEQSENELKQQILQNERQKEELETLNRRLRLKIRETTQAFNTDFEELNSNFRNLMREIKKVKFEEESEDK is encoded by the coding sequence ATGTTATATTTAGAACAGTATATTAGAAATAACAATGAAGAGTTAATTAATATTCATTGGAATGAAACTATTAACGAATATGTAAAAAAATTAAATGCTTCAAAAGTGTTATTTAAGAATTTATCAGAAAAGGAGTATTTTAAAAGTACGGATACTTTAAAAGGAAATACATTTTTTAAAGAAATAAATACTGAAATTTCAAGATATATTTCTGATTCAAAAAATCCAAGTTACCAAATTGCGATTGTAGGTGCTGTAAAAGCAGGAAAATCAACATTAATTAATGCTCTTATTGGCTATGATTTAGCCAGTACAAATGTAACTCCTGAAACTGCAACATTAACAAAAATAAAAACAACAGACAAAAATTCAATTACAGTAAAATTTTATTCAAGGGAAGAATGGAAAAAAATCTGGAATGATGCTCAAAAAAGTACAAATGCAACTATTTTTAAAGAAGAATTCGATAACTTAAGAGCAAAAGAAATAGAAAGTGAAATGTTAGGAAAATCAGATATTTTTAAAGAATTTGATAATTTAGATTCTATGAAAGATGAAATAAAAAAATGGACTTCCTCACATGCTAGAGAGCATTATTTTGTCAAAGAAATTGAAATTGGTGTAGAAAAATTAAATCTTCCACCACAAGTTTGTCTAGTAGACACTCCTGGGTTAAATGATCCTGTACAATATCGTTCAAATATTACTTCTGAATATATTCACAGTGCAAATGCAGTAATTATTTGTGTAAATGCCAAAACATTGAGAAATGAAGAAATTGCAACAATTTTAGATGTATTAACAAAAGCTCAGGACAAAAAAGACAAAGTTTATATTTTGGGAACACAAATTGACATTATGAATTCCCAAGCAGACTGGGAACAGCAACAGGAAGAATGGTTAAAACATTTAAAAGAAAAACAATTTTATGGAAGTCTTGATATGGCTAAAAAGCAATTAATTGGAGTTAGTTCATATTTTTATTCAAATGCTATAAAGTTATCATCAGATACGGATATTGATTCATTAGAAGATAGTATTGATGATTTAGTAAAAAAAGAAAAAATGACAAAACAAGACAGAAGAGAATTATTACGAAAAGATAATATTACTCCTGAAGATATTGAACAAATAAAAAATATGTTGATTGATTATTCAAATATAGAAATTGTAAATGATAACATTCAAAATAAACTAATTTTAGGGTTCAATGAAAGTTTAAAAAATGATTTTCTCAATAGATATAACTATTTAAAAAATAAAATTGAAACATTTAAGAAAGAGCATATTGAAAAAATTCAAGGAAACATTAACAGTTTTGAACAAAGTGAAAATGAATTAAAACAACAAATTTTACAAAATGAAAGACAAAAAGAAGAATTGGAAACTTTAAACAGAAGATTAAGATTAAAAATAAGAGAAACTACTCAAGCATTTAATACAGATTTTGAAGAATTAAATAGTAATTTCAGAAATCTTATGAGAGAAATAAAAAAAGTTAAATTTGAAGAAGAAAGTGAGGATAAATAA
- the nadN gene encoding NAD nucleotidase codes for MKKLLLLGLTLALFFTVNLEAKTNRKVNKQDSSGSFELNVAHINDHHSHLEEEKMPLKLNGKTVTVHIGGLPRVAQEIKNFRQNNKNTLVLHAGDAVTGTLYYTLFEGKADAELMNAINFDVYTLGNHEFDDGNKFLKAFLDVLKIPVVSANVVPDKGSILEGKWKPYIIKNIGGQKVGIIGLDVVKKTKESSSPGDDIKFFDEIETARKYVNELQSKGINKIILLSHAGYEKNVEIGQKVDGVDLIITGDTHYLLGKEFEQFGLVPEADSYPKKVNSPNGNPVYIAEAWNYSYLLGQMKAKFDKNGVITELTPTPKVLISDDFFEIKNAEGKAVQLNQKEKEEILNSIKNNKNIVAIKNDPTLAKLLERYQKEKTELGKRTVGKITEEILGGSDNRVPNEHNKDGSFATTLVAESVLHKLRNTGTGNVDFVIGNAGNVRITLNPGVFTYDLAYSLLPFTSNTVFITDITGAEVKQTLEDAIDYVLNGGSTGAFPYGAGIRYEATKEGKLGTRVKKIEVFDFKANKWVPIDAKKSYMLAVNSYIAKGKDGYTTLGKITAQKRGTDTHLSDTKIFIDYLKEKKEIGKPKSTNVIFKY; via the coding sequence ATGAAAAAATTACTATTATTGGGATTAACATTAGCATTATTTTTTACAGTTAATTTGGAAGCAAAGACTAATCGTAAAGTGAACAAACAAGACTCATCAGGTTCATTCGAGCTGAATGTTGCCCACATTAACGATCACCATTCACATCTGGAAGAGGAAAAAATGCCTCTTAAATTGAATGGAAAAACTGTTACAGTGCATATTGGAGGATTGCCAAGAGTGGCACAGGAAATCAAAAATTTTAGACAGAATAACAAAAATACTCTTGTACTGCACGCAGGAGATGCTGTAACAGGAACACTTTATTACACATTATTTGAAGGAAAAGCCGATGCTGAGCTTATGAATGCAATAAATTTTGACGTTTACACATTGGGAAATCACGAGTTTGACGATGGAAACAAATTTTTGAAAGCATTTTTGGATGTTCTAAAAATACCAGTAGTTTCAGCCAATGTTGTGCCTGACAAGGGAAGTATCCTGGAAGGGAAATGGAAACCGTATATAATAAAGAATATTGGTGGACAAAAGGTTGGAATTATTGGACTGGATGTTGTGAAAAAGACAAAGGAATCTTCCAGCCCTGGAGATGACATCAAATTTTTTGATGAAATTGAAACAGCAAGAAAATATGTAAATGAACTACAAAGTAAAGGAATAAATAAAATAATATTATTATCTCATGCGGGATATGAAAAAAATGTTGAAATTGGACAAAAAGTTGACGGCGTGGATTTGATTATAACAGGAGATACGCATTATCTTTTAGGAAAAGAATTTGAACAATTTGGATTAGTTCCAGAAGCAGACAGCTACCCTAAAAAAGTAAATTCTCCTAACGGAAACCCGGTTTATATTGCAGAAGCATGGAATTATTCATATCTATTGGGACAAATGAAGGCAAAATTTGATAAAAATGGAGTAATTACCGAATTAACTCCAACTCCAAAAGTTCTAATTAGCGATGATTTTTTTGAAATAAAAAATGCCGAAGGAAAGGCAGTTCAGTTGAATCAAAAAGAAAAAGAGGAAATTTTAAATTCAATAAAGAATAATAAAAATATAGTTGCCATTAAAAATGATCCAACTTTAGCAAAACTTCTTGAAAGATACCAAAAAGAAAAAACAGAACTTGGAAAACGTACAGTCGGTAAAATTACAGAAGAAATTCTAGGAGGTTCAGACAACAGAGTGCCAAATGAACATAACAAAGACGGCTCTTTCGCAACAACTCTTGTAGCTGAATCAGTTTTACATAAATTAAGAAATACAGGAACAGGAAACGTTGACTTTGTAATCGGAAACGCAGGAAATGTAAGAATTACACTAAATCCTGGTGTATTCACTTATGATCTGGCATATTCATTATTACCGTTCACTTCAAACACAGTATTCATAACTGATATTACAGGTGCAGAAGTGAAACAGACATTAGAAGACGCAATTGACTACGTCCTAAATGGAGGATCAACAGGAGCATTTCCTTACGGTGCAGGAATCAGATACGAAGCCACAAAAGAAGGAAAACTCGGAACAAGAGTCAAAAAAATAGAAGTATTCGACTTTAAAGCAAACAAATGGGTACCAATCGATGCTAAAAAATCCTACATGCTAGCCGTAAACTCCTACATCGCCAAAGGAAAAGACGGTTACACAACATTAGGAAAAATCACAGCCCAAAAACGTGGGACAGACACTCATTTAAGCGATACAAAAATATTTATTGATTATTTGAAAGAGAAAAAAGAAATAGGAAAACCAAAATCCACAAACGTAATCTTCAAATATTAA
- a CDS encoding MazG nucleotide pyrophosphohydrolase domain-containing protein has translation MNKKNNNSDNMTLKEVQYLIKRIEKGTLDETKDDKSPQQKRENGQRLILKLIEEFGELAENIRKNVRYDGKNIKGTIEEEVFDVFYYIIAIANDYEIDLEKIFYIKDEVNEVKYDREFSIYEARNKWKSMKK, from the coding sequence ATGAATAAAAAAAATAATAACAGTGATAATATGACACTTAAAGAAGTACAATATTTAATAAAAAGAATAGAAAAAGGAACTCTGGATGAAACAAAAGACGATAAGAGTCCTCAGCAGAAAAGAGAAAATGGGCAAAGATTAATTTTAAAATTAATTGAAGAATTTGGGGAACTAGCTGAAAATATTAGGAAAAATGTGAGATATGATGGGAAAAATATAAAAGGAACTATTGAAGAGGAAGTATTTGACGTTTTTTATTATATTATTGCGATTGCAAATGATTATGAAATTGATTTGGAAAAGATTTTTTATATAAAGGATGAAGTAAATGAAGTAAAATATGATAGGGAATTTTCGATTTATGAAGCTAGGAACAAATGGAAAAGTATGAAAAAATAA
- the eno gene encoding phosphopyruvate hydratase, whose translation MTRIEDIYAREILDSRGNPTVEVEVYLEGGAMGRASVPSGASTGVHEAVELRDGDKSRYLGQGVLQAVENVNKVIAEHLIGFDALDQVAIDKAMIELDGTPNKGKLGANAILGVSLAVAKAAANQLGIPLYRYLGGVNAKELPVPMMNILNGGSHADSAVDVQEFMVQPVGAKTYKEALRMGSEIFHHLGKILKANGDSTNVGNEGGYAPSNINGTEGALDVISQAVEAAGYKLGDDVTFAMDAASSEFATKNADGSYTYTFKREGGVVRNSDEMVEWYKHLTSKYPIVSIEDGLAEDDWDGFKKLTDAIGKDVQLVGDDLFVTNTQRLADGIEKGIANSILIKVNQIGTLTETLDAIEMAKKAGYTAVVSHRSGETEDDTIADIAVATNAGQIKTGSASRTDRMAKYNQLLRIEDDLAEEAVYEGKKAFYNINIK comes from the coding sequence ATGACTAGAATTGAAGATATCTATGCAAGAGAGATACTTGATTCAAGAGGAAATCCAACTGTAGAAGTTGAAGTTTACTTAGAAGGTGGAGCAATGGGAAGAGCTTCTGTACCATCTGGAGCATCAACTGGAGTACACGAAGCAGTTGAATTAAGAGATGGTGACAAATCTAGATATTTAGGACAAGGTGTATTACAAGCAGTAGAAAACGTAAACAAAGTTATTGCTGAACACTTAATCGGATTTGATGCTTTAGATCAAGTAGCTATTGATAAAGCTATGATTGAATTAGACGGAACACCTAACAAAGGTAAATTAGGAGCTAACGCAATCTTAGGTGTATCACTGGCAGTGGCAAAAGCAGCAGCTAACCAATTAGGTATACCTTTATACAGATATTTAGGTGGAGTAAACGCTAAAGAATTACCAGTACCAATGATGAATATCTTAAATGGTGGATCACACGCTGATTCAGCAGTAGACGTTCAAGAATTCATGGTTCAACCAGTAGGAGCTAAAACATATAAAGAAGCATTAAGAATGGGATCTGAAATTTTCCATCACTTAGGAAAAATCTTAAAAGCAAATGGAGATTCTACTAACGTAGGAAATGAAGGTGGATATGCACCATCTAACATTAACGGAACTGAAGGAGCTTTAGATGTAATTTCTCAAGCTGTAGAAGCTGCTGGATACAAATTAGGAGATGACGTTACATTCGCAATGGATGCCGCTTCATCAGAATTTGCAACTAAAAATGCAGACGGATCTTACACTTATACATTCAAAAGAGAAGGTGGAGTAGTAAGAAACTCAGACGAAATGGTAGAATGGTACAAACACTTAACTTCTAAATACCCAATCGTATCAATCGAAGATGGACTTGCTGAAGATGACTGGGATGGATTCAAAAAACTAACTGATGCAATCGGAAAAGATGTTCAATTAGTAGGAGATGACTTGTTCGTTACTAACACTCAAAGATTAGCAGACGGAATTGAAAAAGGAATTGCTAATTCAATTTTAATTAAAGTAAATCAAATTGGTACTTTAACAGAAACATTAGATGCAATTGAAATGGCTAAAAAAGCTGGATACACTGCAGTAGTATCTCACAGATCAGGAGAAACTGAAGATGATACAATTGCTGACATCGCAGTTGCTACAAACGCAGGACAAATCAAAACAGGATCTGCATCAAGAACAGACAGAATGGCTAAATATAACCAATTATTAAGAATCGAAGATGACTTGGCAGAAGAAGCTGTTTACGAAGGTAAAAAAGCATTCTACAACATCAACATTAAATAA
- a CDS encoding adhesion protein FadA, translated as MKKKLAVLLGVLVLSSVSFAAPKAKAAAKPAAGGSIESSLSNLENQLVKLQQMEDAKFREQEAQANAAAQRLSNYTAMQAKIDERIAEIEANVDTSIFGKEFKAKVTEYKNLRNQLDKEIAKEQQVLDNFELIKSLR; from the coding sequence ATGAAAAAGAAATTAGCAGTATTATTAGGAGTTTTAGTATTAAGTAGCGTTTCATTCGCAGCTCCAAAAGCAAAAGCGGCAGCTAAACCTGCAGCAGGTGGATCAATTGAAAGCAGCCTAAGCAATTTAGAAAACCAATTAGTAAAATTACAACAAATGGAAGATGCAAAATTCAGAGAACAAGAAGCTCAAGCAAATGCAGCAGCTCAAAGATTAAGCAACTACACAGCAATGCAAGCTAAAATTGACGAAAGAATTGCTGAAATTGAAGCAAACGTTGATACAAGCATTTTTGGAAAAGAATTCAAAGCAAAAGTTACTGAATACAAAAACTTAAGAAACCAATTAGACAAAGAAATCGCTAAAGAACAACAAGTTCTTGACAACTTTGAATTAATTAAATCTTTAAGATAG
- a CDS encoding bifunctional metallophosphatase/5'-nucleotidase — protein sequence MTAKNTNTSFKKKEVSIKILGTSDVHGRVLAWNYAADEEDKSGSYAQISTLVKKIRKKNKNVILVEVGDAIQDNWIEKFAMTPKHPIPEILNYMGYDIFVPGNHEFNFGMPTLSNILRDMKFKKLTANLYYNENAENDTNFSKDKSRYLDATTIIEKDGVKIGIIGLSTPMSAQFEEDTGYLNDFYFVSPVKETQRQIKKLKEEGANAIVVVAHMGIENENGIPETGVKDLANAVPEIDVIVAGHMHQNIQKEIINGVLITEPHRYGTVISEVDLKFEVIGENIKLISKDSTTIPVKNEKPDKKIEEIYKPFHRRLCTIANEEIGETLNDMIPKEKHHGVSAAFGKDTGMSSFITDVELYYSGADVVSFAYNYENVKLDKGKIRRKDIVYNYRYTGGDVTIYEMTGKQLKDYMEWAADYFDTIQAGDTEYRYNPERANGKYVTFDIFGGVKYKIDLRNEKGSKITNLMLKNGTKITPEMKLKVGMNAYRFEQLARKGGIFDGQEIPVLWASKEAIGNIKGTIQNMMIDYIRNVKNGVIEGKSHNNWEIIGL from the coding sequence ATGACAGCAAAAAATACGAATACTTCTTTTAAAAAAAAGGAAGTAAGTATAAAAATATTGGGAACAAGCGATGTTCATGGAAGGGTGCTTGCATGGAACTATGCGGCTGATGAAGAGGATAAGTCGGGTTCTTATGCACAGATTTCGACATTGGTGAAAAAAATTAGAAAAAAGAATAAAAATGTGATTTTGGTTGAAGTTGGGGATGCAATTCAGGACAACTGGATAGAAAAGTTTGCGATGACACCGAAACATCCTATTCCAGAAATATTAAATTACATGGGTTATGATATTTTTGTACCAGGAAATCACGAGTTTAACTTTGGAATGCCAACTTTATCGAATATCTTGCGAGATATGAAATTTAAAAAACTGACTGCCAATTTGTATTACAATGAAAATGCTGAAAACGACACTAATTTTTCAAAAGATAAAAGCAGATACCTGGACGCAACTACAATTATTGAAAAGGATGGTGTGAAAATAGGAATTATCGGGCTATCTACACCAATGTCAGCACAATTTGAAGAAGATACCGGCTATCTGAACGACTTTTATTTTGTATCGCCTGTAAAAGAAACTCAAAGACAAATAAAAAAACTGAAAGAGGAAGGGGCAAATGCTATTGTCGTCGTGGCTCATATGGGAATTGAAAATGAGAACGGTATCCCCGAAACAGGAGTTAAGGACTTGGCAAATGCCGTGCCTGAAATCGATGTGATTGTCGCAGGACATATGCACCAGAACATACAAAAAGAAATAATTAACGGCGTTCTTATTACAGAACCTCACAGATATGGAACTGTTATTTCAGAAGTAGACTTAAAATTTGAGGTTATTGGCGAAAACATAAAATTGATAAGCAAGGATTCTACGACTATTCCCGTTAAAAATGAAAAACCTGACAAAAAAATTGAAGAAATTTATAAACCGTTCCATCGTAGACTTTGTACCATCGCAAATGAAGAAATTGGAGAAACTTTAAATGATATGATTCCAAAGGAAAAACATCACGGTGTATCAGCTGCGTTTGGAAAAGATACAGGAATGTCCTCGTTCATAACGGATGTGGAACTTTATTACAGCGGCGCTGACGTTGTTTCATTTGCATATAACTATGAAAATGTAAAACTGGACAAAGGAAAAATCAGGAGAAAAGATATAGTTTACAACTACCGTTATACAGGCGGAGATGTTACAATCTACGAAATGACTGGAAAACAGCTAAAAGACTATATGGAATGGGCTGCTGACTATTTTGACACAATTCAGGCTGGCGATACTGAATATCGTTACAATCCAGAACGTGCCAATGGAAAATACGTTACTTTTGATATTTTTGGAGGAGTGAAGTACAAAATCGACTTGAGAAACGAAAAAGGCAGTAAAATTACCAATCTGATGTTGAAAAATGGAACAAAAATAACTCCTGAGATGAAGCTGAAAGTTGGAATGAATGCTTATAGATTTGAACAATTAGCTAGAAAAGGCGGTATTTTCGATGGACAGGAAATACCAGTATTGTGGGCATCTAAAGAAGCAATCGGAAATATAAAGGGAACTATTCAGAATATGATGATTGATTATATCCGAAATGTAAAAAATGGTGTAATAGAAGGAAAGAGCCATAATAACTGGGAAATAATCGGATTATAA
- a CDS encoding amino acid ABC transporter ATP-binding protein has product MADSEVLLELSDIKKEYKKGVPALKGVSLSVNKSEVVVILGPSGCGKSTLLRCVNGLEEIQSGEIKLQGNVINKDKTKWHLIRQRIGMVFQSYELFDHMTVMQNLLLGPLKVQKRDKNEVTEQAEKLLERVGLLDKKNSYPRELSGGQKQRIAIIRSLCMNPEIMLFDEVTAALDPEMVREVLDVMLELAKEGMTMIIVTHEMEFAKAVADRIVFMDSGEVVETNYPLEFFRNPKTERAKKFLNIFNFEKKDKVESALLI; this is encoded by the coding sequence ATGGCAGATTCGGAAGTTTTATTGGAACTTTCTGATATAAAAAAAGAATACAAAAAAGGAGTGCCCGCATTAAAAGGAGTTTCACTTTCAGTAAATAAAAGCGAGGTTGTAGTAATATTGGGGCCTTCTGGATGTGGGAAAAGTACACTTCTAAGATGTGTAAACGGACTTGAAGAAATTCAGTCTGGAGAAATAAAATTACAAGGAAATGTTATTAATAAAGATAAGACAAAATGGCATTTAATACGCCAGAGAATAGGAATGGTTTTTCAAAGTTATGAGCTTTTTGATCATATGACAGTTATGCAAAATTTACTTTTAGGGCCATTAAAAGTGCAGAAAAGGGATAAAAATGAGGTTACAGAGCAGGCAGAAAAACTGCTGGAAAGAGTGGGGTTGTTAGACAAAAAAAATTCATATCCGAGAGAGTTATCAGGCGGGCAAAAGCAAAGGATTGCAATTATAAGATCATTGTGTATGAATCCTGAAATAATGCTATTTGATGAGGTAACTGCGGCACTTGATCCTGAAATGGTTAGAGAAGTGCTAGATGTAATGCTGGAACTGGCAAAGGAAGGAATGACAATGATAATTGTAACTCACGAAATGGAATTTGCCAAAGCGGTTGCCGACAGGATAGTTTTTATGGATTCTGGAGAAGTTGTTGAAACAAATTATCCGTTGGAATTTTTTAGAAATCCAAAAACTGAAAGGGCTAAGAAATTCTTAAATATATTTAATTTTGAAAAGAAAGATAAGGTGGAATCAGCTTTGCTGATTTAA
- a CDS encoding adhesion protein FadA has product MKKVGILFVLLSALSFSAASSKSSKTTTNQTVTGRFNQLEAEYERLVNMENQEYSKLKANAEAASNKLAEKEAQKAQIEERIAKIEAAADSKAFKAQYSELAKQYKAVVKALDSEIKSLSTTVENFAAIEALKGN; this is encoded by the coding sequence ATGAAAAAAGTTGGAATTTTATTTGTACTTTTGAGTGCTTTATCATTCTCAGCTGCTTCTTCAAAATCTTCAAAAACAACAACAAACCAAACAGTAACTGGTAGATTTAATCAACTTGAAGCAGAATACGAAAGATTAGTAAACATGGAAAATCAAGAGTATAGTAAATTAAAAGCAAATGCTGAAGCAGCATCTAACAAATTAGCAGAAAAAGAAGCTCAAAAAGCTCAAATCGAAGAAAGAATTGCTAAAATTGAAGCAGCAGCAGATTCAAAAGCATTTAAAGCTCAATATTCTGAGTTAGCAAAACAATACAAAGCTGTAGTTAAAGCATTGGATTCAGAAATCAAATCTTTAAGTACAACTGTTGAAAACTTTGCAGCTATAGAAGCATTAAAAGGTAATTAA
- a CDS encoding amino acid ABC transporter permease, giving the protein MDFNFIIENISKYLEAMKLTVLIGIFGIVFSILIGIVCALVLYYRVPVARQIVEIYIELSRNTPLVIQLFFLYFGLPKIGITFNSHACAVIGLSFLGGSYMCEAFRSGLESITKGQRESGLSIGLTEFQLVTNVILPQAFTVSFPAIGANIIFLLKETSVIGILALMELMYLTRDLIGLYYKTNESLFMLVVAYLIIILPVSIILAVIERRMRYATVGN; this is encoded by the coding sequence ATGGACTTTAATTTTATAATAGAAAATATTTCTAAGTATTTAGAAGCAATGAAATTGACTGTGCTAATAGGGATTTTTGGAATTGTATTTTCGATATTGATTGGGATAGTTTGTGCATTGGTGCTTTATTATAGAGTTCCAGTTGCAAGACAGATTGTGGAAATTTATATTGAGCTTTCGAGAAATACACCACTTGTGATACAGCTGTTTTTTCTGTATTTTGGGCTTCCCAAAATTGGGATAACGTTTAATTCGCATGCTTGTGCTGTGATTGGGTTGTCATTTCTAGGTGGAAGTTATATGTGTGAGGCATTTCGGAGCGGGCTGGAGTCGATTACGAAAGGGCAGAGAGAATCAGGGCTTAGTATTGGGCTTACGGAGTTTCAGCTTGTAACTAATGTGATTTTGCCACAGGCATTTACGGTTTCCTTTCCAGCGATAGGGGCAAATATAATATTTCTTTTGAAGGAAACTTCGGTAATAGGGATTTTGGCTTTGATGGAACTGATGTATCTGACACGGGACTTGATAGGGCTTTACTACAAGACGAATGAAAGTCTATTTATGCTTGTTGTGGCATATCTGATTATTATTTTGCCAGTTTCGATTATTTTAGCAGTTATTGAAAGGAGAATGAGATATGCAACTGTCGGGAATTGA
- a CDS encoding amino acid ABC transporter permease, with protein MQLSGIDVIFKGVNLQRLMGGLAVTGQVALVSIVFSILFGIILGIVMTSKNKIIYGILKFYLESMRIIPLLVWLFIIYFGVAKGFGLHIDSETTTIIVFVIWGTAEMMDIVRGAIISLPKIQGESAKALGLDTTQVYRYVLLPQAVRRIAPAAVNLITRMIKTTSLAIFIEVAEVLKIGRQIIEFSSRKNPMAPFWVYLFIFFLYFIVCYPITMLSKKLEKKWVV; from the coding sequence ATGCAACTGTCGGGAATTGATGTTATTTTTAAAGGAGTCAATTTGCAAAGGCTTATGGGAGGGCTTGCTGTAACAGGACAAGTTGCCCTTGTTTCCATTGTGTTTTCAATACTGTTTGGAATAATTTTAGGAATAGTTATGACTTCAAAAAATAAGATTATTTATGGAATATTAAAGTTTTATTTGGAGAGCATGCGGATAATTCCATTGCTTGTATGGCTTTTCATAATTTATTTTGGAGTTGCGAAGGGCTTTGGCTTGCATATTGATTCAGAAACTACGACGATAATAGTGTTTGTGATTTGGGGAACGGCTGAAATGATGGATATTGTGAGAGGAGCAATTATTTCGCTTCCGAAAATTCAAGGGGAGAGTGCAAAGGCTTTGGGGCTTGATACAACCCAGGTTTATAGATATGTGCTGCTTCCGCAGGCAGTAAGAAGAATTGCACCAGCTGCTGTAAATCTTATAACAAGAATGATTAAGACAACTTCACTTGCGATTTTTATAGAAGTTGCAGAAGTTTTAAAAATAGGACGGCAAATTATAGAATTTTCAAGCAGGAAAAATCCAATGGCACCATTTTGGGTATATTTATTCATATTTTTCCTATATTTCATAGTTTGTTATCCAATTACAATGTTATCAAAAAAATTAGAGAAAAAATGGGTTGTTTAA